The Salinirubellus salinus genome segment GACGCCGGCCAGCCGTTCGAGCTGTTCGCCAACACCGGCATGTCCGGTGGGTTCACCGCCTCCTTCACGGAGGCGCTGGCGAAGTCCATCTCCGTCGCGCTCCGCTCGGGTGTCGACCCGAACGAGATCGCCGACAAGCTCCGGGGCATCCGCTCCCCGAAGGTCGCGTGGGACAAGGGTGAGCAGATCAACTCCATCCCGGACGCGTTCGGCGTCGCCCTGCGGCGCTACCTCGACGACGAGATCGACAAGCCGTACCCGCGCCAGCAGAGTCTGACCGAGGTCTCCGAGAGCGAGGTCGACGAACTGCAGGACCAGGAACCCGACCGCGAACCGCCCGCCCCCGAGACCGACGGCGGCGGTGTGGCGGCCGAGTCCGGCGACACGGACGCCACCCAGTCGCTCATCGACGCCGGCGAGAGTCCGGAGTGTCCGGACTGCGGCGCGATGAGCCTCTACTTCAGCGAGGGCTGCAAGACGTGCGAGTCGTGTGGCTGGTCGGAGTGCTGAACTGACGGACTGACTCCCCTCTTCTCTCTACGTTCGCGCCACGAGCGAGAGGCGTCGCTCCTCGTCCCGGGTGACGACGAGACACCGCCCGCCCGCGACGATGGGCCCGTGGAACGAGGGGCTGTCGAGCGGGACCCGTCCGCGCTCGGTCCCGTCGGCCAGCGAGATGGTGCGGAGTGACCCCGAAGGGTGTCCGTCGCCGCGCTGGTCGGTGACGGCGGTCAGGTACACGCCGTCGCCGGCGACGACCGGGCGACCGAACGAGACCGGTTCGTCCGCCTCCCCGTCCACGTACGTCCAGCGCACGTCACCGCTCGTCGGGTCGCGGGCCTCGACCCGGTCGTCGTAGAAGCCGTTGAACTCGACGTGGACGAGGAGCGTCTCGTCGGTGCGGGCGACCACCGTCCGGCCGCCGTCGACCTCGTCGGCCTCGAGAGGCGCGGTCCACGCCGATTCGACCGCGAGCGAGTCCGGCGCGGTCGCACCGGGCGAGACACCGGTGTTCCCGGCGTCGTGGTGCGGGTGTGCCCAGTCGGTCGGTTCGGTGAGGAACGGGGCCGGAGCGGGCGTCGATCGACCGGTGAGTCCTTCCAGCGAGGTACAACCGGC includes the following:
- a CDS encoding outer membrane protein assembly factor BamB family protein; protein product: MPSPTRRALLAAAGTAAFAGCTSLEGLTGRSTPAPAPFLTEPTDWAHPHHDAGNTGVSPGATAPDSLAVESAWTAPLEADEVDGGRTVVARTDETLLVHVEFNGFYDDRVEARDPTSGDVRWTYVDGEADEPVSFGRPVVAGDGVYLTAVTDQRGDGHPSGSLRTISLADGTERGRVPLDSPSFHGPIVAGGRCLVVTRDEERRLSLVART